The Syngnathus scovelli strain Florida chromosome 18, RoL_Ssco_1.2, whole genome shotgun sequence genomic interval GGCTTACTGTATCCCAGTCAAAGTGAGACGTCTTCATTTTGGGGCTCCAATCATTGGGTGACATTGCCACGGTGTCTGCTGGTGGACAAACGGAGACACCCGAGCTCCATTGGGCCAGACGGCGAGTTAGTGATCGAGGAAGCGATCGTGATCTGGCTTTTCCGGCGTCGCTGGGCATATGAGACTGCATCTGCCTGATTGCCCGATGATTACAATTCCTCTCCAACCACTGATTAAAGTCCTCATCACCTCCTCCATAAGTCGGGACTGTTTCTGAAAGATCGTCCACACTCATAAATTTGGGGCCAGTGGAGATCCGTCCGGGCCCCGACCGCCGACTGGAGAGTACGGAGCTCACCGAAACGGACCTCCCGGGCTCGATGCCGTACTTTAAATCAGCGTAGCACGATGCGTCGTCCTGGATCGGACCTGTGCTCGGCGGACCCGTGGAGGCccggcttctacgtggactcaccAGGCTGATTCCTTCGCCCGGCTCGCACGGTGAGGAGGACTCACGTCGGCGCGGCATCTTCGGGCTGTAGAAGACGTTATCGTCCGCCACTTCGGGTGAAGGGAATGGCGAGTGGGTGGAAAGAGAGGAGAAGGGGGAGAATGGACTTTTGGAACTTGGTGTGGATTTCCTGACATTGAGTTTTGGGCTTCGACTGGGACTCGGATCTACACTCAGATGAAACTGCGGTGATGTTCTGTTCTTGACGTCAATCTGGTCAGACAATTTCTGGGGATCGGATTGATCTGGCCAAACGAAGAACTCGTTTTCTGTCATTGGGTTTTGTACAGATAAGGCTGGTATGAGGGAGTATCGGTTCTGCGCTGCCTTTTCATCGTCCTTCAGTTTGAGTTCTCGGTCTTCTGCGGTTCTGCTGCTCTCAAGCGTGGCATCGCTGGCATCGCTCAATCCACCGACGGAAGGCGTTTCAGAAGCTCGCTTCCATTTCCACGGAAATTGCTCGTCTTCAGGGCGCTTCGGGCTGAACGTTTGCCTCAGTTTATTGAAGACCTGGTCCATTTTTGTGGAAGTTTTATTAGCCTTCTCGTTTTCCGAGTTTGCCGTGCTTTTCTTCATAACAAAACGCCGTTTCTTTGGATTTTGGTCGTTGTTGCTCTCGGCTGAGAAAAGTTTGAATTTACCCATCACGCTCTCCTTCATCCTTTTACCGCCGACTTCATCACCCGCACAGCGACTCTCCGCTGAGCTGCTGCCACTTGAGCTTGGATTGGAATGAGTCAGAGTTGCGTGTGACTGTTCGGACGTTAGCGTCTTTGCGAAAAGTGCCGATGATTCAGCCTTTGTGCTCTTTGGATCAGAACCTGTTATGTCCATTTTTGAACTCTGCGGAGTTTGCGGGATGACATCAACTCTGCTCTCGATAAATAATACCCGACCCGTTTGTTGATTCCGACATATACTCTTATGGCTATTATTATTGATTtcttctccgtacaataaatttTCCTGCGATGACATTTTGTTCTGCAGAGGAGATAATTGTTTTGGCGAATTCCCAAGTGATGTTTTCCGGATAGGTGAGGTGGCATCTGCTACTGGATGAGAATGTAAGGAATGATTTGAGGTGTAATTTGAGTTCAAATTTGGGAAGAGTGGCGTCCGTGGAGTTACCTTCTTGGTTTCACCACGGCTGGAGATGAGAGTGGAGTAAGGCGGGGAGCTGTAACGGCTCTTGTATCCATTTGAGAAGTCGGGAGATGAGAGAGAAGTTGTATAATATAAGAACTCATCGGCCTGCAACGATCGTGACCTCTGAAGTCTGCACGGGGTCACGTCCATCCTCTCGAAGTTACGTCGATTGTCAATGAGGTTTTGTTTCGAGTCTCCTTCTTCTCTTGAGGTTTGATCCGTAGACTCGGAAGACAAAGATCGATACTTCTCTCCTTTCCCCACCTGGAAGTTTGAGGTCTTGCGTGATGTGGTGGAAGGAGGAGCGTTTTTCGTGTTCTGACTGCTTGATCTTAGAAAGGAGAAGATGGCTGGAGCTCGGATGAGCGACTGAGACCTTGAGCGAGATAGTGGACTGGTCAAGACGGATGGATCTAGACTTTTGCTGGATTGGGAATTCTCCGAGTCCTCCGAGTCCTCCCACATGACGTGTTTCACTCGCTTTCCGTGTCCTGgttttttgttgtctttttctGATTGGTTGGTTAATATTCCACCCACTTTGCGGTTTGGACTGGTTGGAGTGGTAGGGGGTGTTTGGAGATGCGATGTTATGGTAGATGTAATCTGGATGGGACTAGTCGTGCTCGTAGAGTCGGGGTTTTGTTTGGAAGAGTCATTTATCATCGGAACATGACTGGACACGTCTTTTGTTTGGAAAGACTTTGAGTTGGTGCTGTAACTTCTCATAAATCCAAGAGGGGAGGTGTTGCTTGCTGTATTGGGGACTTTTGATTTTTGCGAACCAATATATAAGGACGTGTGAGAAGAATCTGCTTTCGACTGAAATGACGGACCGCTATTTTGATTCTGTGAGAAAGCGCAGATGTTTTTTGAAGGACCGACCTGATTCCTGAGAGAGTCGGCGCGATCAAACGACGAAAGTTTCAACGAGGGTGCCAATTCGCTCACATGTGGTTTAAATGAGCCATTAATAGAACCTGTCGGCTGACTCAGAGTCTGCAAACGTTGCGACTTTTGCGATTCTAGTTTTTTCAAACTGGACTCGTGGAGTTGCTTGGCCAGCCTCATTTTATCAAATGAATAGTCGCATTGTTTCTCTTTGACTCTACCGATTCCTCCTCTCGGGGGCTTCGTCGCGAGATTGACGGCATCGTTGCAAATCGTCGTTGCTTTATTGCTGCTAATATCGGAGATTTGAGCGTTGAGACTTTTGTTCGGAGTTCGACTTAGAGCTGGCGTGTCACAATTATTGTTTGGTAGAGAAATTAAGGGTGAGTTTGACTTGATTTTGGGTGTGTCGGTGAGAACGGGAGTTGAATTGCCCTTCTGGCTATTTTGTTGCCACCtggatgatgatgtcacaggtGTGTTTCTAGATGGCGAACCACTTTCGGAAAGCCTCCCGGAGTCATATTGAACAGATTTATGTGAAGATACAGCGCTGTCAGGAAATAGATTTAAACCTTTGCCTGAACTTATCCAACTCTGTTCATTATCCGATGGTCGCTGACTGATAAATTCTTGTCTGAAGCACGAAAGACTCGGTTGAGCCGTATTCATTAGTTGTGGTTGTTTGGGCGTGTCACTTGTGACTTTGTTTAGGGTTGACGACGAAAACAAGCTTGTTTTTGACGTGCCTCTTTTACCGTGGTTAGGTAGTGACGGAGGACTAACTGGTTGCATCTCGGCTGCCCTGGGAGAAAGGGACAAAGAAGAGGGGAGTGGCTTGAACCTTTCCCTCTCAAGTGTTTTGTGAAAGGCTTGAGTCACCTGTGTTGAGAAAACCTCTTGGTCAGTTTTCAAAGGCGCCGGCTTGACCTCGGATGACGTGGGGTTATTAGAGTTCATACTTTGATTGTTTAGTCTTCGTAGTGACAGAAGAAGACTGCTGGTTGTGGGTTTTGAACTCAAAGATGAGCGTCGCAGCGGATGACCATCTCGTTGAGTCCCCTTTTGTCCGTATGGATCCCAGCTCGTACTTGCTTGCGCTTTCTTCATTTCTGTCTCTTTAGCGCTTCCGTCCAACGAGGCTGTCCGAGGAACTTTACTCTTCAATTCATAGTCCAAGTTTTGAGGACCACTTTTAGAAGACCAACCTGTCGTGTTCTGTCTAGTACTCAGAAACGGAGCTCTCGACTGGGCTTGCGATACGTTAAATAGTCTTCCCGTACTACTTTGAGAACTCTGAGAGCAACTCTGTGGACGGATTGCCTCGGAATTTGCCACTCCTGGAAGACTCGTCAAAGTTTCCAAACTGCCCGTTGCTTCGAACCTTTTGGACCGTCGAAGGCGGCCAGTCCAAGTTGGAGCAAGAACCGTCACCATGGTAGAAGACAACATTACTTTCCCGGGCTCCTCAACATCCGTTTGGTTCTCAAAACCGTCTTTTATCGTTTGATCAGTTGAGCCACGGACACTCGTGCTTGGTTGCAATCCAGAAGGAAGTGGACTTCCGGACAGAAATGGTATCTTCTGTGATAATGGCGACTCGCTTGTTACTCCTCTGGAAGTGTCTGGTAGTGAAGTCCAATTATTCACCTGTCAAAACAAGAATTACCTAAGCGTAGCCAAAACTTTCCAATTGAAGTCTGGAGTGTTTTTTCCCAAGgtgtaataaaacaaaaacattcaagcCTAGACAAACAGGTTATTTACAATTACATACACACCTTGACAGTTCTTAATCCATCCAATCCAAGATGATTTGAAAAGAATACAATGTCATTAAAAGTGTTACGATCTATTCAGATAACTTATAATAACTAACCTGCGCTCAGGTAATAACTTACCTGAGCGCTGCCAGCCACAGTTTCACACGTCTCATCCGAACTGAAGAAGAAAGCAAAAGTTTGATTAGTGCCGATTGAGTAATCCGGAGACAAAACTGACATTTCCCAGGATGAAACATCAACAGTTTTACTCGGATAAGATGTCAAACATTTAGCGTGGCAATGCCGAGCAACACGATGGCCGGCATTCCTTTCCGCTGTCCTCCGGCCCTCACTAAACACTTTTCACACACACTTAAGTCACGCCTGTAGCCATTTTGAAGGCATGCGtgacacttaaaaaaaagatcACACAATAACACAGGGGCTCTCTCTCTCACATACAGTTCCAGATGCCGACATTGTATACtgtcaaattgtattttttgccaATATGCACAGGTGCTTGAAATTCATTTAAGGGGTGTGTCACTTCCCGGTGCAGtacaaaattcaaaatctaaCCACAAATGATGTCCATGAAACAATAACAGGGACTTTCTCATTAAGGGCGGAACGGGTTCTTATTATAGTTTGGGTGTTGATGATtcatagttttttattttttactcattGTCCCAGACTGCCCATAAATGGCTGCATGTAGTTGCTAAAATTTGAATCAACAAAATTTTTCCTCCCAATAAATTTGCTGTCATCAAAACATTGCTTTTATATGATTTGTCTTAATCTAGCGTTCTTTGTTGACGTCTGTTGAAAGCTGTATTTCTCTCACAAGTACCCTGAGGATATACCTTACGACGTCCTTAACATTTCTCACATACTATTCCGTGCACAAATTAACATATTTGAAATACTGAAGGGTGTATGAGGTCAAACAATTTGTGTGTTCACCTATATACACAGGAGTCTTGCTTCCTTTTAAGGTCCAGGTAGTTGGAGAGCGTGAAGAAAATACGGGTAGTGTATCTGTTCCCACTTTCAACATTCACATCTCGTCTCGGTCCGTCTGCTCCAAATTTACATTCTGGAATAATAATTGCATACAAATGTTAATTGATGGGCAAGTAAcaccgattaaaaaaaatagaaacaaatTGTCACCTTTGACCCTTCTTTCATGTGTGATGGCACGGCGGCAAGGATGTGGACTTTTATCGTCCCACTGTCTGCAAAATCAAAATCATTCATTTTACCCACAGTTTAAATACATGGATGATGTCATCAGCTCCAACCCGCTGCTATTTTGTCAAGTGTATCGTAAGCACACCAAATTTGGTGATGCACCAGCAATTGGACCATAGATGTCTCTCATACAAACAATAAGCAGCACCATGTTAAGAAGAACAAACATTCCTTCCATCTTTGGCTTTTGTTTACTACATGGAGCTCCTGTTCATTGTTGAAGCAGCTGTCAGGTTGACCTTAAATCCAGGTCACCTTATTTAAACTTGATTTTATATTTCCTCATTATGAAATGAAGTGTGTTGAAAGTGCATGACTGTCTTTCTTCCGAGTCATTCTTTTAAATATCTGCTTCTTCCTGTGTAATCAGGCTTGATTGATAAGAAGCACTTGTATAATCCAACACACTTTCTTTCACAGGCGGCGAACACGCCCACTTAGATGGCCGATCCCGGACTATTCCGAGCGAGCGTGACAACACAACAAAGACGAGGTACAATTCCGCATGTCGGAATGATTTTAGTGTTGCTGGAAGTCTTCCTTATGTCGATAAATGTATCACTTTGTGTGAGGACATTAAATGACTTGCACGTCATAAATTTTTAATACAAAAAAGAATTTGCCCTGAGGTCACATGGATTATAAGCTTTACCCTTCACGTTATTGTATTATAAAAAGAAGACTTGCATGACCAGACAAGAGAGAAAGTTACAAAGAAGGGAGGAACATCTTCAGTTTAACACACCTTGTCTTTTTTTGGTCCTGACACGCCCGCAGGCCAGGACAAGAAATCAAGACATGCACAAATACTGTAACAGCTTCATTGTCGTCATTGCGTTCAACCAGCAgccaatttttctttttctttaaatattttCCTCACTCCAATTTGCCTAAGGGATCCATGAATTCTCTCAATAACGACTTCTAATAAGCttgccaagtacagacttgaaagAGACGAACCAGACAACATAAACGCGcctagtctaaaaaaaaaaaaaattaaatatatttaataatcGTGGCTGGTCTGTGTAGTAACTTCACTCTGTCCACACATACTGTAGATAAGAAAACCGTTGTTGTGTTTTCCAAACAATGACTTTCTTCCTGCACTACCAGTAGCTTTGGCATGCACTTAAAAGCTTGTAAACtcacttttagtaatgacaggaatttttttttttttcatacaagaaaaggaaagtaaaaaaaaacgtggTGTCATACCACTACAATAATAAACAAGTGACAGTTTATCACATCTTGCTGCAGAAATTCACATCGACTCATATATGATTAATTATGTCTTGTTGACGCCAAACATCATTCCAGCATTTGTGTATCATAACATGCGTTACCACAAGCGTACGAATGATGTCACGGTTTTTAAGACTTTCAGGCGGATGACaaattgttttctttgacaggatCGTTAGTCTGAAACATTGCGTGTGAGGTATGTCGGCTCCGGTGTAAGGGCTGCACTacttgtgggtgtgtgtgtggccttTTCAGGCAACTAACACTTACATAACCACAATGATCCTGGCTGAACTAAGTGTGGGTGTGAACTCGGACAAACACATCATTGAGATGTTCCAACTGCAAATGATTTACTCCTTAAATGTCTGAATCGTGATGACCTTGCAGTGATTTGCAATATTAAGgcaaaccacttttttttttttttttttgttttttagaatCACACACATTCACTGCGCCACACTCTAAGCAAACAGCAAATGTTTACGCATGAAGTGCAAAGAAATTGAAGTTGTGCAGCCAGTCGGTGGCTTTGTGTTTCCATGGTGATAGTTCTGTTGCGGACCTGAATGCGTTACCCACGCGTCAACAAATTCCTCTCAGatttcaatcacacaaactcatgAAACTAGCCTTCTGCAAAATATGAAACACttggaaaatacaaaaaaaaaaaaaaaaacgttgtttAAAATCACAGCTGTTTACTCTCATCTGATATCTAGAAACGACAAAATATTTACCCTAATTATCCCAGGTCATGAactaattaaaaatgaaataaaacgcaCCAAACAATTCAATAACCTCAACGCCGAACCGCTTGAAATACCTTTAAGAAAACTAAAAAGAATATTTCGACAAGCTAGAGGCGATGCAAGAGCGTCACGGATAAATTAAACACTTAAACACGCAGTTTGTAAACGAAGTTCAGCATCAGTAACAACTCGGCGTTCCAGCCACTCCGCAACAACACAACTGAGGAAAAACCGACACACTCCGTAAAAAACATGACAAGTGTAGCATAAACgcgataaaaacaaatataaatacatCATGAAATGGATTTAGACCCACTTTGTAGTCGAACTCCGTGTTGAGCGTGCTTCCCCGTGCGGAGGTGTCGCTGTCTCTCCTCGAACTGACAGTTCGGAGTGTACTGCGTCACTTGTTGACATTCTGTTTGAACCGGTTCGGAGTTCCAGGATGCCGATGAGACATGCGCATCTTAAACACGACGTGTGGAATTTAAACAAGCAACCGTCCACGCAAGAAGTCAAAGGGCGACGTGCAGGTCAAGCGCACCTTGACCACGGAACTTTTTCCCCCTTCAGTTAAAGACACCACAAAAGTTTTCCTCAGTAAAAGTACAGATACTTGTCAAACTTATTGTGATTAAAGTAGAAACACAGATTCaactcctttaaaaaaaaattaaaataataataaataatggcaCAACAATACCTGTATAGGACTTTAATATTACTCCTATAGTTGTACTATTAAATATTCGGATTAATGTATTTAGTGAAAAAAATATGACGTAATGAAATGCAAAAAATGGATTTTAGGGTTtagaaagactataaaaatagctctaacacatccatccatccatccatccatccatccatccatccatccatccatccatccatccatccatccatccatccatccatccatccatccatccatccatccatccatccatccatccatccatccgtgattattaaattcatccatccatccacgatTATTAAATTAAAGGTCACACCATCCACCCAGCCATGATTATTAAATTAATGCTTACAATAGCAATACTGCTCCCTATCGTTGAGTTAAGAAATTACATTTAAACAAAAACCACAAGAGGTCAGTGTTGTCATGTTAGTATTTGGGAAGACGTCACAGTGGTTCCGTGTTTTATTTGAGTAATCGTTTGCTTGACCAAAACTTGTCCACAAAGCACGGAAATGAATATTAACATTTGCAAAACGCATTATTGGCgatttataataatttatattttgaaaaGCAGTTATTGAGACGCACTAATGGTATTAATGGTAGTGGTATACTTGcaccgctcctcctcctcctccttctcctcctcctcctcctcaccgggATGCAGGACTGGTGCTGAGCTCTGACTCCTCGCCACGGACAAGTCTCGATTATCATCACCAGGACACACGGGGATCACGCACAGgaatctttgcatttttttttcctctgtggcTAAGGGTGCTTTCTTGGATTCTCATTCGAATCGAGTCTGCTGGCAGCATGACGGAACTTGATCTGGTCTTTTAGGGATAATAATGGCCCGCTTCAAATGTACAATTTTACCGAGCTGAATCTGAGCTTTCATTCAGAGACTAACTGGATCCACACAGCGGGATGGATACAAATGAGTTTGCAGTGCTGAAACTTTTTGTTGTTGGGATTTTGGGTGAGTGCTCTTGTTTTTCCGTattgcaaaagaaaacaaacagacaataaaataaaataaaatagcctACACCGGATAAAATTATTTCATGCAATATTTTTCTACCAACCACACTCCACAATTTAATAGCATAGTTTCATTTAATAAGTGCCAATTTGTTATGGcaggaaaaaaacaagactAAATTGCATGAAGGTTGACCTTTCAAAACGTGTCAgaccttcatacgcagtggataAAATGTGGCTACACATATTGATTGCCTGCCTCCTGCCATCAAGTAAAAGAATATTCAATTGTTCTACTTCTGCTGATACTAAAGAGATGAACATggatttattattgttttaaaaaaaagttaaattggATTATTTCCCATGCATAGCAACATTTAATTGGAGCTCATTagattgtgcaagtgtacccAATAACAATCACATAAGTCAATTGTTCTCAGTATTATTATTTTGGATTGCTCTCATTGAGAAAAAACATACGGATGGGCATAcagaattatttttaataaattttGCATTGAGTTCCCTGCACAACTgttctttttaagcattttagcGTTAATCAACAGAAACCGCTGGCTGCAGCGATAACGCCGCCCAAATTGCTTTCTGATGTATTCCACATTTTCTTCTGAATAGATTAATTAAATATCCACAGTTTGTATTACATTAGAAAGAAATAGCATCAAATGTAGATTGAGCTAACCCTCCATGACTAGGGGAAACTCTAACATTGCACGCCCCAATGGACAGAGCTAACCTATATATCCAGGCCAATAGGACCTTTTGGATCTGGCTCATTAGTTGGTCCTTAAAGGATTAAATCATGTATGAAAATGTTTCATGTGGTGGAAATGTTGCCCCTCATGAGTTTATGTACAAGGTTCGATGAACCGGTTGGCGTGTTGAAAGATTCTTGGGTGGTCTGCTTCGAAAAATCACAATTTCATTtatattgaataaaaaaaaaatggtggataGTCTCAGCCCCCTTAAATTGAAGCGATTTTATTTATGTTGTTTTAAAACAAGCGAGGGGAAGTGTACTGGCATACAATTTTGTGACGGCATAATTACAAAATGTAAATGGGAAATCACGGTAGGCAGACAGAGAGACGACTGTAGTGAAAGGATTGAGTTTCACTGGTGCTATCAGGACAACAAAAGTGGTTGATGGTGATAAAAGCGAGGGGAGGGGAGTCACTCGCCAACATGGTGTGGCTATCAGGAGCTGATTGTGTCACTGTCATGACAAGAGGCAGCCTTGGCGCCGCAATGACTTCCATTACACGCCGTCCACGCAAGTTGCACAATTCCAATTTCAAGCATTTTGCTTCGGCTTTGTCATTTCTGTCAGATTGTGCCATGCTCAAGAAAAGTTGAGGAAAACTTCTTTCTGTTTGGAAAAACTCTTTGGAGACTTGAGAATGTGGTCTgtgtttgaagacctcctctcCATGGATAACGACCATGTGACAGTTGCGGCAGTGCTCGGACATAATACTTGTATTGATATTttcctttgtattttttttcctttctggttgcggtaaaaaatacaaaaaatatggAGGACAGATTAAAATAGTTGCATCAGGTTGCGGTAAATATTGTTCATGTCGCAGGGATTTCCCCATATTAGCCTTGGTCTAGACAAAAAGATCTTCCCGTCAAGCATCCCTTTTGGGACCGAGAAAGTTTgggaaccattttttttttttttaaagggaaaaaaaaacactgagtcAGTGTGACTGCTCACACACAAATTTTTGGCCAGTTGTATATCAATCATAAATCTAAACCCTTGACCCACTTTCTTAAGGTGTCCCTCAAGGTACAGTTCTaggcctttttgtttttatcctgGACTTGTTCAGATAATGATCTTAAATTCCCTCCACAAAAAATGATGTATGTActgtattacatttattttctttttttgtgatgacttgagaaTATTCAACGTATTTCATAATGGTAACATTCGTATCACTCAGGCTAATAAGCGTGACACCGAACTCTGCTCCGACAATTTCTAATGGCAACGAGGGTCTTTTAAGAGCCTGATTAATATTTCATGGGGCTGTAAAAGTTTCATGCAAGAGATAGAAGGAATGAACTTTGTCTCTTTTCGCTCTTCCCGTTCCTTTCCAAGTGTGACACTTAAGGTCTGGCTGACACTGGTCTCCCACGTAGTGCGGCTGCCAAAAAGTAGACTGCTTTTACTCACCCTGTAAAATCCTGTCAGTAGTGACCAAAATAGTGGCCTTCGTGTTCTCGAAAAGGCGCCACCgtgcaatacaaaaaaaaaagtggaaggatgccaagcaggtGTCTATTTATATCAGGATCAAAAAGATCTCACAAGGGGATAAATACTTTTCAGCCAAAAGACTTGGATGACTCAGAAACAGTAAAGAATAAACTGACACTTCCTTAAAAAGAAGCTAATAGCAGACGGGAACGTTTTATTCCAATGCGGGAAAATGTTTCCAGGAATACTGTGGGAACAACCGTTATTTATTATCTCAAAAGggcttttgtattttttttttttcacttttaatgACTTTGTCAGAAGCATCTTGAGCATCTGTTCATACAGTACTAGACAACATATGCCCTACTTATTTAAACCCTTAACAAAGTCTGAGATTCATTATAACCCAAACCACTCGTCCTCTCCCCCATAAAATTGGCAATTTAATCGTAATGTGTGCCGTTCTTCTTCATTATCCTGCAGTGCATTGTTCTAATGCGGCCGAGTCCAAAGGAGCGTTGTAGAATGTGAATTTCAACTCCTCTGCTACTTGAGGAGAAGAGCTAATTGGCTTTACGGTGAAGGTCTTGCCTTTGTCTGACGGAAAACAATGACCTCTTCGTCTCATCAAGGAGATCATTAGCTTCTGTTCGTTTGTCCATTTGGCAGGTTATTAAAAAGATTTGATCCCAAGTGTCTTTTGGATCTTAGCATACATTTCTGTATCAATAAACAGAAAACGTCTTtgagagggggaggggggggggggcagtgtgcCTCATAATGATTAAGTGATGTGTCTTTGAGTAACCATCGAGAGACAATCGACAATGTCATCTTTCTTTTTCAACATCTGCTCTTTTAACACATGGAAATGTTATTAGCGTGTTTAGCGGAATACGGCTCATAAATGTTTTTTCATGACGTAATGCCAAACAACTTGATAGCCGAGAGTGTTCTGTtctagcttgttttttttttgtgtacgaTTCAATGGAAGTAAACCACTTTGGTCTATCTCGAGCTTGAAATGATTTTCAAATGGCTCATTTGAGAAGTTGAATCCGAATCCACGTTTGTTCCACTTGATTATGCACACAAACAAGCGAGTTGAATTTCACACTCTCTTGAATCAGCAAATTCACTTTGTCATTATTGTATTGGAATTTCTTATCTATCATCCACAGCTTGCTTGAACGCGTGCCAAAATCCAAAGTTTCCACTGGGATTTTCCAAAATTGAATGTTGATGAG includes:
- the zmp:0000000991 gene encoding serine-rich adhesin for platelets yields the protein MSTSDAVHSELSVRGETATPPHGEARSTRSSTTKQWDDKSPHPCRRAITHERRVKECKFGADGPRRDVNVESGNRYTTRIFFTLSNYLDLKRKQDSCVYSSDETCETVAGSAQVNNWTSLPDTSRGVTSESPLSQKIPFLSGSPLPSGLQPSTSVRGSTDQTIKDGFENQTDVEEPGKVMLSSTMVTVLAPTWTGRLRRSKRFEATGSLETLTSLPGVANSEAIRPQSCSQSSQSSTGRLFNVSQAQSRAPFLSTRQNTTGWSSKSGPQNLDYELKSKVPRTASLDGSAKETEMKKAQASTSWDPYGQKGTQRDGHPLRRSSLSSKPTTSSLLLSLRRLNNQSMNSNNPTSSEVKPAPLKTDQEVFSTQVTQAFHKTLERERFKPLPSSLSLSPRAAEMQPVSPPSLPNHGKRGTSKTSLFSSSTLNKVTSDTPKQPQLMNTAQPSLSCFRQEFISQRPSDNEQSWISSGKGLNLFPDSAVSSHKSVQYDSGRLSESGSPSRNTPVTSSSRWQQNSQKGNSTPVLTDTPKIKSNSPLISLPNNNCDTPALSRTPNKSLNAQISDISSNKATTICNDAVNLATKPPRGGIGRVKEKQCDYSFDKMRLAKQLHESSLKKLESQKSQRLQTLSQPTGSINGSFKPHVSELAPSLKLSSFDRADSLRNQVGPSKNICAFSQNQNSGPSFQSKADSSHTSLYIGSQKSKVPNTASNTSPLGFMRSYSTNSKSFQTKDVSSHVPMINDSSKQNPDSTSTTSPIQITSTITSHLQTPPTTPTSPNRKVGGILTNQSEKDNKKPGHGKRVKHVMWEDSEDSENSQSSKSLDPSVLTSPLSRSRSQSLIRAPAIFSFLRSSSQNTKNAPPSTTSRKTSNFQVGKGEKYRSLSSESTDQTSREEGDSKQNLIDNRRNFERMDVTPCRLQRSRSLQADEFLYYTTSLSSPDFSNGYKSRYSSPPYSTLISSRGETKKVTPRTPLFPNLNSNYTSNHSLHSHPVADATSPIRKTSLGNSPKQLSPLQNKMSSQENLLYGEEINNNSHKSICRNQQTGRVLFIESRVDVIPQTPQSSKMDITGSDPKSTKAESSALFAKTLTSEQSHATLTHSNPSSSGSSSAESRCAGDEVGGKRMKESVMGKFKLFSAESNNDQNPKKRRFVMKKSTANSENEKANKTSTKMDQVFNKLRQTFSPKRPEDEQFPWKWKRASETPSVGGLSDASDATLESSRTAEDRELKLKDDEKAAQNRYSLIPALSVQNPMTENEFFVWPDQSDPQKLSDQIDVKNRTSPQFHLSVDPSPSRSPKLNVRKSTPSSKSPFSPFSSLSTHSPFPSPEVADDNVFYSPKMPRRRESSSPCEPGEGISLVSPRRSRASTGPPSTGPIQDDASCYADLKYGIEPGRSVSVSSVLSSRRSGPGRISTGPKFMSVDDLSETVPTYGGGDEDFNQWLERNCNHRAIRQMQSHMPSDAGKARSRSLPRSLTRRLAQWSSGVSVCPPADTVAMSPNDWSPKMKTSHFDWDTVSPPTPPPTPPLSPRPRRMSRPPSLSPNFSSPSPEPVDSPSPRGHLPSRGYVSHLTTFEESSDSSSDTTTDDEYYLENSDDDEKETEL